A portion of the Leptidea sinapis chromosome 13, ilLepSina1.1, whole genome shotgun sequence genome contains these proteins:
- the LOC126967719 gene encoding jerky protein homolog-like, which translates to MSSRRRRVLGAKPYRNYSEDTLKVAMAAVDTGMTLREAEEKFKIPRATLNRKHRRLQLNKVGRPKVFSEALEEVFVQSIITAAAWGYPLSGLDLSLLVKSHLNRLGLNETRFKGNLPGRYWLEGFLRRHKSTLSVRLSENIKRQRAGVTQETLKSYFQELKTTFEDVDPAAIVNFDETNMSDDPGRQKVLVRRGIKHAHKIIDSSKSSTSVMFAGTASGVLLPPYVVYKAEHLYNTWTEGGPPNTVYNRSRSGWFDTTIFEDWFLKVIIPYVESFNGRGPVVVIGDILSSHFSLDVIQKCTDYNIKFVCLTANSTGLCQPLDVAVFRPLKIKWRSVLLSWKEKNRGVMPKHVFPRLLKQTLDNIENMGKNLKSGFEAAGIYPINEKRVLDRLPTQEDR; encoded by the coding sequence ATGTCTTCGCGAAGACGAAGAGTTCTCGGGGCGAAACCCTACCGAAATTATAGTGAGGACACTTTGAAAGTTGCTATGGCAGCAGTTGACACTGGCATGACTTTGAGGGAAGcggaagaaaaatttaaaatacctcGAGCAACTTTAAATAGAAAACACCGAAGGTTACAATTAAACAAAGTCGGCCGTCCTAAAGTTTTCAGTGAAGCTCTGGAGGAAGTCTTTGTGCAATCAATCATTACAGCTGCTGCTTGGGGATATCCACTATCAGGTTTAGACCTATCTTTACTCGTGAAATCACATCTAAATAGGCTAGGTCTAAATGAGACACGTTTCAAAGGTAACTTACCGGGACGATATTGGCTGGAAGGTTTTCTACGGCGCCATAAAAGCACTTTATCTGTAAGGCTCTCAGAAAATATTAAACGCCAAAGAGCTGGAGTTACGCAGGAGACATTAAAATCATACTTCCAAGAATTAAAAACCACCTTCGAGGATGTAGATCCGGCCGCAATAGTAAATTTTGACGAGACTAATATGTCTGATGACCCGGGACGCCAGAAAGTGTTGGTACGTCGAGGTATCAAGCATGCTCATAAAATCATTGACTCATCAAAATCAAGTACCTCCGTAATGTTTGCTGGGACAGCGTCAGGTGTTCTGCTTCCACCGTACGTCGTTTATAAAGCggaacatttatataatacttggaCGGAAGGAGGACCTCCAAATACAGTTTACAACCGATCTCGGAGTGGATGGTTTGACACTACAATATTTGAGGATTGGTTTTTGAAGGTCATTATTCCTTATGTTGAATCGTTTAATGGCAGAGGACCCGTGGTTGTAATTGGTGATATTCTGAGCAGTCATTTTTCATTAGATGTGATACAAAAGTGTACtgactataatattaaatttgtttgtttaacgGCAAATAGTACGGGGTTGTGCCAACCCCTCGATGTAGCAGTGTTTCgaccattaaaaataaaatggaggTCTGTTCTGCTGTCTTGGAAGGAAAAAAATAGAGGAGTAATGCCGAAGCATGTTTTTCCGAGGCTTTTGAAGCAAACTCTGgataatatagaaaatatgGGCAAAAATTTGAAGTCCGGATTTGAAGCAGCTGGGATATATCCAATTAATGAAAAAAGAGTCTTAGATAGATTGCCTACACAGGAAGATCGTTAG
- the LOC126967731 gene encoding uncharacterized protein LOC126967731, with the protein MNTIEEIDIDYLITLIQEREIIWDKSNVDFKNKNLKTKAWEDISKVLFPDYENFTAERKNKVGNDLIKKWRSVKDNYFRYSKKIKEASKSGSGATKLKKYHLYNQLLFLRKVEQNATESSLDSPREINNESTSTNDDITTDNTPRYVPVARKRAMQMDEFEREGLKLLKEPENRHMSFFRAILPSIQEFSDRETLRFQSKVIQIIDEMRYGQTSSYVSGPSTSHQPPYGYQTANFQSTYISDFNNSITSPETSQASEETEYDFSNL; encoded by the exons ATGAATACCATTGAAGAAATTGACATAGATTACTTGATTACATTGATACAGGAAAGGGAAATTATATGGGACAAGTCAAAcgtagattttaaaaataaaaatttaaaaacaaaagcctGGGAAGACatatcaaaagttttatttcctgATTACGAGAATTTCACAGCTGAACGAAAAAATAAAGTTG gtaatgatttaataaaaaaatggagaAGTGTAAAAGATAATTACTTcagatattcaaaaaaaataaaagaagcatcAAAATCGGGCTCGGGCGCTACGAAACTGAAGAAGTATCATTTATACAATCAACTCCTTTTTTTGAGAAAAGTGGAACAAAATGCCACCGAATCTAGCTTAGACTCGCCTAGAGAAATCAACAATGAATCTACGTCTACAAATGATGACATTACCACAGACAACACTCCGCGCTATGTTCCAGTCGCGCGCAAAAGGGCAATGCAAATGGATGAGTTTGAAAGAGAAGGACTAAAACTTCTCAAGGAGCCGGAAAATCGCCATATGTCCTTTTTCAGAGCTATATTGCCATCTATTCAAGAATTTTCCGACCGAGAAACTCTCCGTTTCCAAAGtaaagttatacaaattatagatGAAATGCGGTATGGACAAACATCATCATATGTGAGTGGCCCATCAACGTCTCACCAACCACCATATGGGTATCAAACAGCAAATTTTCAAAGTACATACAtttctgattttaataattcaattacatCTCCAGAAACATCTCAAGCAAGTGAAGAAACTGAATacgatttttctaatttgtaa
- the LOC126967721 gene encoding uncharacterized protein LOC126967721 — MDRKRRLALLLLLRHRRNRRKITRRYWISPFISLRNRDGQFFFLEYRELLLDEKKFYNFFRMSVSSFECLLKSLEPHIRKNYTNMRNPVEPVEMLGITLRYLGSGNSITDLHFKFKRGKSTIAYIIQRVCRAIWTNLLRDNIPELTTESFQTIARGFDVKANFPQCVGAIDGKHIRVCNPANSGSLFFNYKAFFSILLLAIVDSNYKFVFVDIGAYGKECDSTILQNSKLYELMINNNLPLPQPQPLSGSNIPTPYVFVGDEAFGLSKHIMRPYGGQNLDLQQKVFNYRLSRARRYVECAFGIMANKWRIFHRPIDVSYDFATDIIKACCVLHNFVADRDGFRQRDKFAISVDEFLPIQPVHEEQTAPNVIRQQYATYFMTRGTLPWQLNKV; from the exons ATGGATCGGAAAAGACGTCTAGCATTGCTCCTATTACTACGTCACCGCCGAAATCGACGCAAGATCACAAGACGGTACTGGATCAGTCCTTTCATTTCATTAAGAAATCGTGatggacagtttttttttttagaatatcggGAGTTGCTATTAGACGAAaagaagttttataatttttttagaatgaGTGTATCCAGCTTCGAATGTTTATTGAAGTCCTTAGAACCACACATACGAAAAAACTATACTAATATGAGGAATCCAGTGGAACCAGTAGAAATGCTGGGAATCACTTTAag ataccTAGGAAGTGGAAATTCAATAACTGAtttacatttcaaattcaaacggGGAAAATCTACTATTGCATATATAATACAAAGAGTTTGTCGTGCTATATGGACCAATCTTCTTCGAGACAACATCCCTGAACTGACAACTGAAAGTTTCCAAACAATAGCGAGGGGTTTTGATGTAAAGGCAAATTTTCCTCAATGTGTTGGTGCCATCGACGGCAAACATATCCGCGTGTGTAATCCTGCAAATAGTggctcacttttttttaattataaagccTTTTTTTCGATTTTGTTGCTAGCTATTGTGGATTCAAATTACAAATTCGTATTTGTCGACATCGGTGCATACGGAAAAGAATGCGATTCAACCATATTACAAAATTCTAAACTGTACGAGCTAATGATTAACAACAACTTACCACTACCTCAACCCCAGCCACTCTCTGGTAGCAATATACCAACCCCGTATGTATTTGTGGGTGACGAAGCTTTTGGACTGAGCAAACATATTATGCGTCCATATGGCGGTCAAAATCTCGACTTACAACAAAAGGTTTTCAATTACCGTCTAAGCAGAGCCAGAAGATATGTCGAATGCGCTTTTGGGATTATGGCTAACAAATGGCGCATTTTTCACAGACCGATAGACGTGTCCTATGACTTCGCTACTGACATTATAAAAGCATGTTGTgtattacacaattttgtcGCTGATCGAGATGGTTTTAGACAAAGagataaatttgctataagtgttGATGAATTTCTCCCAATACAACCCGTACATGAAGAACAGACAGCACCGAATGTCATAAGACAGCAATATGCGACCTATTTTATGACTAGAGGAACTCTGCCTTGGCAGCTAAATAAGGTATAA
- the LOC126967734 gene encoding pyroglutamyl-peptidase 1, which produces MNENLDIYFKPIVLVTGFGPFIKHPVNASWEAVKLLNKDEIEKKHNVELVQIELPVIYENVDEFVPALWETHEPILMLHVGVSSIAQHLTLEKQAHKKGYQRMDYFDQCPANHTCPADGAVRLHTKLDVDQICDDFNNSDLPEGVKAITSLDAGRYVCEYTYYRSLSVAAGRTLFVHVPAGHVAGYGADNTARCLERVLELALRQAQTRQ; this is translated from the exons ATGAATGAAAATCtcgatatttattttaaaccaatAGTGCTAGTGACTGGGTTTGGACCGTTCATCAAACACCCTGTAAATGCAAGCTGGGAAGCGGTGAAATTACTGAACAAAGATGAAATTGAGAAGAAACATAACGTGGAGTTGGTACAAATTGAGTTACCGGTGATCTATGAAAATGTGGACGAGTTTGTGCCTGCATTGTGGGAGACACACGAGCCAATA CTAATGCTACATGTTGGAGTATCATCCATTGCTCAACATCTAACCCTTGAGAAGCAGGCTCATAAGAAGGGCTACCAGAGGATGGATTATTTTGACCAATGTCCAGCAAATCATACCTGTCCAGCTGATGGGGCTGTCAGATTGCACACCAAACTTGATGTAGACCAAATATGTGATGATTTCAACAATAGTGATCTACCTGAAGGTGTTAAAGCAATCACATCCCTGGATGCGGGCAG atacgTGTGTGAGTACACATACTACCGCTCGTTGAGCGTGGCGGCGGGCCGCACGCTCTTCGTACACGTGCCTGCGGGCCACGTGGCCGGCTACGGCGCCGATAACACCGCACGCTGTCTGGAGCGCGTGCTGGAGCTGGCGCTGCGGCAGGCGCAGACCCGGCAGTGA